In a single window of the Cydia pomonella isolate Wapato2018A chromosome 2, ilCydPomo1, whole genome shotgun sequence genome:
- the LOC133534589 gene encoding lysozyme-like gives MIKLVVVILGALVALAAAKQFEKCELVRELRKQGFPELQMRDWVCLVEKESGFRTDAIGKLNGDNSWDHGLFQVNDRYWCTRDGPPGLECNVSCTALRTDDITAAATCVKKIYARHGFGGWTAWKVHCQGTKPDISNC, from the exons ATGATcaaacttgtggtggtaatatTGGGGGCGTTGGTGGCGCTGGCGGCGGCAAAGCAATTCGAGAAGTGCGAGCTAGTACGAGAGCTCAGGAAGCAAGGCTTCCCCGAACTCCAGATGAGAGACT GGGTGTGCCTGGTGGAGAAGGAGAGCGGTTTCCGCACGGACGCGATCGGCAAGCTGAACGGAGACAACTCCTGGGACCACGGGCTCTTCCAGGTCAACGACCGCTACTGGTGCACGCGCGACGGTCCACCCGGCCTCGAGTGCAACGTCTCTTGCACAG CACTACGCACGGACGACATCACCGCGGCGGCGACCTGTGTGAAGAAGATTTACGCGCGCCACGGCTTCGGCGGCTGGACGGCCTGGAAGGTGCACTGCCAGGGAACCAAGCCCGATATCTCCAACTGCTAG